From the Kitasatospora atroaurantiaca genome, the window CTGGTGGACCCAGGCCGACGGTGTCGACCTCTACAACTGGCTGATCGCTCGCAAGCCCGGCCTGATCGTCAACGAGCGGGTCAAGCGCGACGTCGGGCTCGGCGACTTCGCCTGCCCGGAGCAGACCGTACCCGCGGAAGCGCTCGGCCGGCCCTGGGAGACCTGCGCCACGATGAACGGCGCCTGGGTACACCTCCTGGGCCGAGAACTCCTACCGGTCGGTGCAGACCATCATCCAGGAGTTCGTCACGGTGGTCTCCCGGGACGGCAACTACCTGCTCAACATCGGCCCCAAGGGGGACGGCACGCCCACCCCGGGATCCGTCACCGTCCTCCAGGGCATGGGCAGTTGGATGGCGACTTACGGGGACAGCATCTACGGCACCAGCGGCAGCCCCTTCACCGCCGAGCCGTCGTGGGGCAAGTTCACCCGCAAGTCGGGCAAGCTCTTCGCCCACGTCTTCAACTGGCCCACCAACGGCACGCTGCAGATCCCGCTGATCTCCAACACGATCAACCGCGTCTACCTAATGAACAACCCGACGGCCTCGCTCAACTACACCGTCAGCGGCGGCACCATCAACGTCTCGGTGCCGGGCACCGCCCCCAATGCCAACGACTCGGTGGTGGTGGTCGAGGTCACCGGGATGCCGGCCGTCGTCGCCGACGGCGTCTACGAGCTGATCTGCGCACGGAGCGGCAAGGCCCTGGACAACGGCAACAACTCCACCGCCGGATCCCAGGCGATCCAGTGGACGCTCAACGGCGGTACGCCGCAGCAGTGGCGGGTGACCGGGCTGGAGTCGGGCCGCTTCAAGCTGGTGTGCCAGCGCAGCGGCCTTGCCCTGGACAACGGCGGCAGCACGACCGACGGCACCGCGGTGGTCCAGCAGCCCGACAACGGCAGCAACCAGCAGCAGTGGAGCATCACGGCGCTCGGCGGTGGCTCCTACCGGCTCACCAACCGGGTGAGCGGGAAGGCGCTGGACAACGGCAACGGTACGGCGGACGGTCAGCAGGTGATCCAGTGGGCCGTCAACGGCGGCACGCAGCAGCAGTGGAGCCTGGTGAAGGTCGGCTGAGCCTAGCCCGAACCAGCAGATGGCGCCCGTCCACGGACGGGCGCCATCTGCTGCGTCAGCGAGAGATCTGCTCGTCAGCCGAGGGCCGAACCGCCCTCGCCGAGAGTGTCGCGGAGCCACTGCTCCAGCCCGGCGACATGCACGGTGGCCCACGCGTGGGCGAGGTCCGCGCGGCGGCCTGCGATCGCCTCGAAGATCGCCAGGTGCTGCTGGCGGGTGCGCTCCACAGCGCCCTCCTCGGTCAGCCCGCGCCAGATCCGGGCGCGCACGGTCGGAGCGGACATGCCGTCGATCAGCGAGCCGAGCACGGCGTTGCCCGACCCGGCGGCGATCCGGCGGTGGAACTCCAGGTCGTTGGCGATGAGTTCCTCCAACGACGCGTCGTCCTTCAGAGCCGTCAGCATCTCGCCGAGGGCGGCGACCTCCTCGTCGGGCATCACCCTGGCGGCCATCGCGGTGGCGGCGGGCTCCAGGACACGGCGCACCTCCAGGAACTCCAGGACCGTGTCGTCCTGGTGGAAGTCGACGACGAAAGCCAGCGTGTCCAGCAGGACATCGGGCTCCAGACTGGTCACGTACGTGCCGTCGCCCTGGCGCACGTCGAGCACCCGGATCAACGAGAGCGCCTTGACCGCCTCCCGGAGCGAGTTCCGCGAGAGGCCGAGCCGCTCCGCGAGGTCGGCCTCTTTGGGCAGCCGTGCGCCGGGGCGCAGCTCACCGCTCACGATCATGGCCTTGATCTTCTCGATCGCCTCGTCGGTGACTGGCACAGCTCCGCCTTCCTGGTGGTCCGGTTCTTGCAGCATAGAGGTAGGCCCGGGGTGGTCCCCCGGGCCTTTCGGTACGGCAGCCGTGCCGCGTTCGTCACAGCTCCCACACGATGGGGAGACCGGACGCGGCGCCGGCCTCGGAGTAGTCGTGGACGACGTCCAGCAGTTCCGCCATGCGGGCCTGCCAGGCGATGTTGACCGGGAGGTGCTCCAGCTCGGCGAGCAGCCGGGCGTAGTCCTCGCACTCGAGCAGGTGGAAGAGCTCGGTTCCGCTGCGCCAGATCGTCCAGGCGGACACACCGGCGGCCCGGATGGCGGCCGTGAGTTCGGCGGGCACCGCGCGGTGCGCGGCCTCGTACTCCTCGATCCGGTCCTCGCGGACGCGGGTGTGCAGGGCGATCCTCATGGCCTTGGCTCCAGGGGGGTGGGGTTGACGACGATGACGTCCAGGGTGCGGGGGCCGTGCACGCCCTCGACCCGGTCGAGCTCGATGTCGCTGGTGGCGGACGGTCCGGAGACGAAGGTCAGGGGACGCCGCGGGTCGAGCCTGGCGAGGGCGTCGGGGACGTCCGCGGCGATCTGCTCGGCGTACACGATGCACAGGTGGTAGTCGGGGACGAGGGTGAGCGCGCGTCGACCCTGGCCCGGGCCGGTGTCCAGGACGATGGTGCCGGTGACGGCGATGCCGGCGGCAGCGAGCGTGATCGCGCCGTCCAGGGCGTCCAGGGCGGGGACGTCCAGCGGCTCCGGATGCCACTGCCAGGTGCCGGCGGGCAGCAGCTCGACGGGGAACCCGGCCGGCAGCGCGAGGTGTTCGGCACCGCGCGCGGTGAGCGCGGCGGCGACGGCGTCCGGCAGACGGGCCCGGTCGGTACGGGTGACGGTGGCGCGGTAGTCGGCGACCCGCTCGGCGAACAGGGTCACGGTGTCCTCGCCGGGCGCGGTGTGGCTGCGCCGGTAGTCGCGGGGGACGGGCACGTCCTCGGGGCGCTCCTCGGACGGGACGTCGGCCAGGGCCGCTCGGATCCGGCCGAGGACGGCATGACGACTGTTCATCGGTCACCTTCCCGGTTCTTGCGCCACCAGGTGCGGAAGGACTCCGCCGGCGGCGCCTGGGTGTCGCGGGTGTCGGACCAGCCGTGCAGCGGGCCGGGCAGCCGCCTGATGCGCCCCTTCCTGGCGATGGCACGCCCGCCGATGGCCGCCGCCTTCTGGGCGGTGGCAAGCAGTCGGGGCGAGTCCAGGACGGTGGCGGCGGCCTTCATGGCGAGCGCCTGCGGCTTCAGTGGCCGCCGGTCCGCCTCGACCACCTTGGCCCGTAGGTGGGCCAGGATCTCAGGGATGTCGATCTTCACGGGGCAGGCGTCGTAGCAGGCCCCGCACAGGGTCGAGGCGAACGGCAGACTGGCCGCGTTCTCCACCCCGACCAGTTGCGGGGTCAGCACCGCGCCGATCGGCCCGGGGTAGACCGAGCCGTAGGCGTGACCGCCGGTGCGTTCGAAGACCGGGCAGACGTTGAGGCACGCCGAGCAGCGGATGCAGGCGAGGGCCTGGCGGCCGACGGTGTCGGCGAGGGTGTCGGTGCGGCCGTTGTCCAGCAGCACCAGGTGGAAGGCCTGCGGTCCGTCGCCGTCGGTGGTGCCGGTCCAGGTGGAGGTGTACGGGTTCATCCGCTCGCCGGTGGACGAGCGAGGGAGGAGCTGGAGGAACACCTCCAGGTCGCTCCAGGTGGGCACCACCTTCTCGATGCCCATCACGGTGATCAGGGTCTCGGGGAGGGTCAGGCACATCCGGCCGTTGCCCTCGGACTCCACCACTACGACGGTGCCGCTCTCCGCGCAGGCGAAGTTGGCCCCGGAGACGGCGACCTTGGCGGTGAGGAACTTCTCCCGCAGGTGGCGCCGGGCGGCCTCGGCGAGTTCGGCCGGGTCGTCGCCGAGGCCCTCGGGTGCCGGCTGCCCCCAGTGGCCCATCTCGGCGGTGAAGAGGTCGCGGATCTCGGTGCGGTTCTTGTGGATCGCGGGGACCAGGATGTGCGAGGGGCGGTCGTCGCCCAACTGCACGATCAGCTCGGCGAGATCGGTCTCGTAAGCGGTGATCCCGGCCTCGGCCAGGTGCTCGTTGAGGCCGATCTCCTGCGTCGCCATCGACTTGACCTTCACCACCTCGCGTTCGCCGGTGGCCCGGACCAGGTCGGTGACGATGCGGTTGGCCTCGGCCGCGTCGGAGGCCCAGTGCACCGTGCCGCCCGCAGCGGTGACCGACTCCTCCAACTGCACCAGGTAGTGGTCGAGATGGCGCGCGGTCCGCCGCTTGATCGCCGCGGCGGTCTCGCGCAGCTCCTCCCAGTCGTCCAGCTCCGAGGCGACCGCGAGGCGCTTGGTACGGATGGTCGAGGTGGCGCGCTTCAGGTTGGCGCGCAGCTGGGTGTCCTTCAGCGCCTCGCGGGCCGCGTCCGGGAAGGACGGCGAGCCGAGCCAGACGACGCCGCGGTCGCTCATCGCCCGCTCCCTTCGGTGGCGGCGAGGATCTCTGCGAGGTGCATGGTGCGCACGGGGGCGTCCTGCCGGGAGAGTCCGCCGCCGATGTGCATCAGGCAGGAGTTGTCGGCCGCGCAGAGCACCTCGGCGCCGCTTCCGCGGACCGCCGCCGTCTTGTCGGCGAGCATCGCGCCGGAGGTCTCGGCGTTCTTGACCGCGAAGGTGCCGCCGAAGCCGCAGCAGGAGTCGGCGGCCTGGAGGTCGACCAGCTCGATCCCCCCGACCGCCCGCAGCAGTTCCATCGGCCGGTCGCCGAGCCGCAGCCCGCGCAGCGAGTGGCAGGTGGGGTGGTAGGCGACCCGGTGCGGGAAGTACGCTCCGACGTCGGTGACACCGAGGACGTCGGTCAGGAACTCGGTGAACTCGAAGACCCGGGGTGTCACCTCGGCGACCCGCTGGGCCAGGTCCGGCCCGCCGTGCTCCTCGGCGAGCACCGGATGGCCGTGCCGGACCATGCCGGCGCAGGACGCCGACGGGGTGACCACAGCGTCGTACTCGCCGAAGACCCGGGCGAAGCGCTCCACCAGCGGGACGGCGTCGGGCCGGTAGCCGGTGTTGAAGTGCATCTGCCCGCAGCAGGTCTGCTCCTGCGGGAAGTCGACCTGGTGGCCGAGCCGTTCGAGGACGTCGACCACGGCCCGGCCGGTGCCGGGGAACATGGTGTCGTTGAAGCAGGTGATGAACAGGGCGATCCGCATCAGCCCGCCTCCCTGGGGGTCGGTACGTCCTCGGGCAGCAGCCCGCGCTCCTTGAGCTCCGCTCACAGGAGGTCGGGGACGGGGTGGTGGAGCATCGCCGCGGCGTCCCGCACCTCGCCCGCGGTCCGGGTGCCGACCAGCACGCTCGCGACGGCCGGGTGGCCGAACGGGAACTGCAGCGCGGCGGCCCGCAGCGGCACCCCGTGGCGCTCGCAGACCTCCTTCAACTCCAGTGCTCGGCTGAGCAGTTCGTCGGGTGCTGCGGCGTAGTCGAAGGTGGCGCCGGGTTTCGGGTCGGCCAGCAGGCCGGAGTTGAAGGCCCCGCCGACCACCACGGACACGCCGTGCCGCTCGGCGAGCGGCAGTAGCTCGACGAGGCCACGCTGGTCGAGCAGCGTGTAGCGGCCGGCCAGCAGGACCACGTCGAGGTCGGTCTCGCGGACGAAGCGCGCGGGCGCCTCTGCCTGGTTCATGCCGACGCCGATCGCGCCGACCAGTCCCTCGGCGCGCATCCGCGCCAGCTCCGGGTAGGCCTCGCCGATGGCCTGGTCCAGATGGTCGTCGGGGTCGTGCAGGTAGGCGATGTCGATCCGGTCCAGGCCGAGCCGGTCGAGGCTGTCCTCGATGGAGCGGCGCACGCCCTCGGCGCTGAAGTCCCAGCGCCGGCGGTGGGTGGCTGGGACGGCGAAGCCGTTGGCGAGGTCGTCGCCGCCGAGGTCGGACGGCTCCAGCAGCCGGCCGACCTTGGTGGAGATCGTGTACTCCTCGCGGGGCAGGCCGCGCAGCACGGTGCCGAGCCGGCGTTCGGACAGGCCGAGGCCGTAGTGCGGGGCGGTGTCGAAGTAGCGGACACCGGCCTCCCAGGCGGCGGTGACGGCCTGCTCGGCCTCGGTGTCGGTGACCTGGGTGAACAGGTTGCCGATGGCCGCCGCGCCGAAGGCGAGTGCGCTGACCCGCACCGGCCCCCGCCCGAGGGTGTTCTGGTGCATTGTCAGGCCTTCGTCTCGGCGGGTCGCAGGCGCAGGCCCGCCATGCCGCCGTCGACCGCGAGGGCGGTGCCGGTGACCGAGGCGGCCGCGGGGGAGGCCAGGTAGGCGATGGCGGCGGCCACCTCCTCGGCGGTGACCATGCGGCCGGTGGGCTGCCGGGCGTTCAGCGCGGCGCGCTCGGCGGCCGGGTCGGCGGCGGCGTCGAGCAGCCGGCCGACCCACGGGGTGTCGACGGTGCCGGGGTTGACGCAGTTGAACCGGATGCCCTCGCGGACGTGGTCGGCGGCCATCGACAGCGTCAGCGACATCACGGCGCCCTTGCCGGCCGCGTACAGCGCGCGCTGCGGCAGGCCGGTGGTGACGACGATGGAGCCGATGTTGACCACCGAGGCGTTCTCGGACCGGCGCAGGTACGGCAGGGCGGCCCGGATGGTCCGGACGACCCCGACCAGGTTGACGTCGAGGACCCGGCCCCACTGCTCGTCCGGGTTGTCCTCCACCGTGCCGATCGCGCTGATGCCCGCGCAGTTGACCACGACGTCGATTCCGCCGAAGGCGTCGGCCGCCGCGTCGACCGCGGCACGGACCGAGGCGTCGTCGCTGACATCGGCGGTGAAGCCGACCAGCGGCTCCTTCAACGATGCGGGGTCGAGATCCAGAACGGCCACCCGGGCGCCGCGCTCCGCGAGCAGGGACGCGGTGGCGAGGCCTATCCCGGAGGCGCCGCCGGTAACCACCGCCGTCAGTCCCGCAAAATCGGTGGTCGTCATGCGTCTGCCTTCCGGTCGTCGGTCAGCTCGGCGGCCCAGAAGGAGCCGTCGGGGTATCGGTAGGTGTCGATGGTGGCCTGGTACATGGTGGCGGAAAAGCCGGGCGCGGTGGGTGCCTGGTAGTGGCCGTCGCTGATCACCACCGGGTCGAGGAAGTGCTCGTGGAGGTGGTCGACGAACTCGATCACCCGGTCGTCGGTGGTGCCGGTGAGCGCGACGTAGTCGAACATCGACAGGTGCTGGACGAGTTCGCACAGGCCCACGCCGCCCGCGTGCGGGCAGACCGGGACGCCGAACTTCGCCGCCAGCAGCAGGATCGCGAGGTTCTCGTTCACCCCGGCCACCCGGGCGGAGTCCAGCTGGAGGATGTCGATCGCGCCGGCCTGGAGCAGCTGCTTGAAGACGATGCGGTTCTGCACGTGCTCGCCGGTGGCGACCTTCACCGGGCTGACGCCCTGCCGGATGGCGGCGTGGCCGAGGATGTCGTCGGGGCTGGTGGGCTCCTCGATCCAGTACGGGTCGAACTCCGTGAGCGCCTTGGTCCACTCGATGGCCTCGGCGACGTTCCAGCGCTGGTTGGCGTCGATCGCCATCCGGATGTCCGGGCCGACGGCGGCGCGGGCGGTGCGGCAGCGGCGGATGTCGTCGGCGAGATCGGCACCGACCTTCAGCTTGATATGCCGGAAGCCGTCCGCCACGGCCTCGTGCGCCAGCCGGGTGAGCTTCTCGTCGGAGTAGCCCAGCCAGCCGGGGGACGTGGTGTACGCCGGGTAGCCGCGACGCAGCAGTTCGGCGGCCCGGTCGGAGGCGCCGTGCTTGCCCTTGGTCAGGAGTTCCAGGGCCTCGTCGGGGGTCAGGGCGTCGGTGATGTAGCGGAAGTCGATCTGGGAGACCAGCCATTCGGGCTCGGCGTCGGCGAGCAGCTGCCACAGCGGCTTGCCCTCCCGCTTGGCCGCGAGGTCCCAGACGGCGTTGACGACGGCGCCGATCGCCATGTGCATCACGCCCTTCTCGGGGCCGAGCCAACGCAGTTGGCTGTCGCCGATCAGGTCCTGGTAGAGCGAGCCGGGGTCGGCGCACAGCTCGGCGACCGGCCGTCCGAGGACGTGCGGACGCAGCGCGTCGATGGCGGCGACCTGGACGTCGTTGCCGCGGCCGATGGTGAAGGTGAAACCGTGGCCCTCGTGGCCGCCGTCGGAGGTGCGCAGGACGACGTAGGCGGCGGAGTAGTCGGGGTCGGGATTCATCGCGTCGGACCCGTCCAGCTCCCGGGAGGTGGGGAACCGGATGTCGTAGGTGTCGACGGCGGTGATCCGCGTGGTTGTGGACAACGGTATGCCTCTCACGCGTTGCGGAAGGTCTGGCGCTGGGTGCCGAGGCCGTCGACGGACAGCTCGACGGCGTCGCCATCGCGCAGGTACGGGGTGCCGGGCAGGCCGAGGGCCACGCCGGCCGGGGTGCCGGTGTTGATGACGTCGCCGGGGTTGAGCACCATGTACTGGCTGAGGTACCAGACCACGTGGGCGACGTCGAAGATCATGTTCTTCGTGTTGCCGTCCTGGCGCGGCTCGCCGTTGACGGCCAGCCGAAGGCCGAGTGCCTGCGGGTCGCCGACCTCGGCCGCCGGGACCAGCCAGGGGCCCAGCGGGTTGAAGGTCTCGCAGGACTTGCCGAGGTCCCACTGCGCCGAGAACTCCAGCTGGAACTCCCGCTCGGAGACGTCGTTGCTGATCGTGTAACCCGCGATGCAGTCCTGCGCCGCCTCGCGGTCCGCGAGGTAGCGGGCCTCGCGGCCGATCACGACGGCGAGTTCCACCTCCCAGTCGGTCTTCACCGAGCCGCGCGGGATCAGCACCTGGTCGTACGGGCCGACCACGGTGGACGGGTCCTTCATGAAGACCACCGGGCGCGCGGGGATGGCCGCCCCGGTCTCCTCCGCGTGGTCGCGGTAGTTGAGGCCGATGCACACGATCTTGCCCGGCCGGGCGACGGGTGCGCCGATCCGCAGGCCGGTGGTGTCGACGGCGGGCAATGAGCCCTCGGCCAGCGCCGCCCGCACCCGGTCGACCCCGCCGGAGGCGAGGAACGGCCCGTCGATGTCGTCGGTCAGGCCGACGAGGGTGAAGGTCGCTCCGTCCTCTTCCCGGACGATCGGCGTCTCCGCTCCCGGCTCGCCGACTCGCAGCAGCTTCATTGGTGGCTCCCATCAACACATCGGATGAATCCGCGATGCCATGACCATACGAGCCGAGGGCAGGCACCCGCAAGGAGTCCTCCGATGTTTGGCTCCGAACCTGCTGCGTTCCTCCGATGCCACCAGGCTGGGCCAGGTGCTCGTCACTCACGGGAGTCGTGGCAGGGAGGGTAATTGCGGTTGAGGATTGATCCGAGGTTTTCTCTTGTCAGTCGAGTTTCCGGCTCGTAAAGTCCTCGACACCGCAAGCCATCCGATGACTGCGGGCCGCCGGGCCGCCGCCCCGACAACCCGTACGGAAGCCGCCTTCCAGCCAAGGAGATCAGCACCATGAAGCCTCGCGCATCCAGAATCGCGGCCACGGCCGCCGCCGTGGTCGTCCTGGCGGGGTTCGCCACTGCCTGCAACCGCGGCAGTGACTCGGGCTCGTCCGCCTCCGGTGGCAAGCCGGCGCTCGGCATCGACCTGCCCCGCGCGGACTCCGACTTCTGGAACTCCTACGCGCAGTACATCAAGCAGGACGCCTCCACCCAGGGGCTGAACACCCTGCCGGTGAGCAACTCGCAGAACGACGTCACCAAGCTGGTGGCCAACGTCCAGGTCTTCCAGAACACCGGCGCCAAGGCCGTCGTCATGGCGCCGCAGGACACCGGCGCCATCGCCTCCACCCTCGACCAGCTGTACGCCAAGAAGATCCCGGTGGTCAGCGTCGACACCCGCCCCGACAAGGGCAACGTCTACATGGTGGTCCGCGCGGACAACAAGGCGTACGGCACCAAGGCCTGCGAGTTCCTGGGCAAGCAGCTCGGCGGCAAGGGCAAGGTGGCCGAGCTCCAGGGCGCGCTGAGCTCCATCAACGGCCGCGACCGCTCCGAGGCCTTCGCGGCCTGTATGAAGGAGAAGTTCCCAGGCATCCAGGTCATCGAGCTGGCCACCGACTGGAAGGGTGACGTGGCCTCCGCCAAGCTCCAGTCCACCCTGGCCGCCAACCCCGACCTCGGCGGCATCTACATGCAGGCCGGCGGCGTCTTCCTCCAGCCGACCCTGGCCCTGCTCCAGCAGAAGGGCCTGCTCAAGCCCGTCGGCCAGCCCGGCCACGTCGCGATCGTCTCCAACGACGGCATCCCGCAGGAGTTCGACGCGATCCGCAAGGGCGACATCGACGCCACCGTCTCCCAGCCGGCCGACCTGTACGCCAAGTACGCGCTCTTCTACGCGCAGGCCGCCGCCGAGGGCAAGACCTTCCAAGCCGGCCCGACCGACCACGACTCCACCATCATCCAGATCCCCAACGGCCTGGAGGACCAGCTGCCCGCCCCGCTGGTGACCAAGGACAACGTGGACGACAAGGCCCTCTGGGGCAACAACGTCAGCAAGTAGTCCCCTGGACACCCCGTGTGGCGCGGCCGACGCTCTCCCCCGCCGGCCGCGGCACAGGGGCCCCTCAGCCGAAAGGACCACGCCGCCATGGCGGACCCCAGCCCCGCCCGGGGCCCCGTCGTCGAGGCCGACGGGATCAGCAAGCGCTTCGGCGCCACCGTCGCACTCAGCGACGCACGAATCTCGGTCGCGCCCGGCGAATCGCACGCCTTGGTCGGCCGCAACGGCGCGGGCAAGTCCACGCTCGTCTCCATCCTGACCGGGCTGCAGAATCCCGACACCGGCACGCTGCGATTCAACGGCGAGAGCGCCCCCGCCCCCGGTGACACCGACGCCTGGCGCTCCAAGGTCGCCTGCGTCTACCAGCGCTCCACCATCATCCCGGCCCTCACCGTCGCCGAGAACCTCTTCATCGACCGGCAGAGCACCGGGGCACTGCGCCCGATCAGCTGGAAGCAGCTTCGTTCACGCGCGGCGGAGCTGCTCGCCGAGTACGGCGTAGAAGTCGATCCCAACGCGCGCGCCGAGGACCTGACCGTCGAGCAGCGGCAGTTCGTGGAGATCGCCCGTGCGCTGTCCTTCGGCGCCCGCTTCATCATCCTCGACGAGCCGACCGCCAAGCTGGACGCCCGGGGCATCGAGAAGCTCTTCGACAAGCTTCGCGAACTCCAGCAGCAGGGTGTCGCCTTCCTGTTCATCTCGCACCACCTGCAGGAGGTCTACGACCTCTGTTCCACCGTCACCGTGTACCGGGACGCCCGGCACATCGTCACCGCACCGGTCGCCGAACTGGACCAGCAGTCACTGGTCGAGGCGATGACCGGCGAGAGCGGCAGGGGCTCCGAGCCCACCTGGTCGGTGGTCGACGGGGCGCAGGGCGACGGCACCCCGTTGCTGGAGGTCTCCGGGCTGACCCTGGACGGCGCCTACCAGGACTTCGCTCTCACCGCGCGGCCCGGCGAGGTCGTCGGCCTCGCCGGGGCGGCGGCCAGCGGCAACGTCCGGCTCGGCGAGACCCTGGCCGGCCTGCACCGGCCCACCGCCGGCACCGTGACCGTCGCCGGCCGGCCGGTGCGCACCGGGCGGGTGCCCGCCGCGCTCGCCGCCGGGATCGGCTTCGTCCCCGAGGACCGGCACATCCAGGGCCTGATCCCGCAGCGCAGCGTCGCCGAGAACGCCACCCTGACCGTCACCGACCAGCTCGGCCCGTTCGGCACCGTCCTGCCGTCCCGGACCAGGGCCTTCGCCCAGAAGATGATCACCGGCCTGGACATCAAGACGCCCGGCGCCTCCACTCCGGTGTCCGCGCTGTCCGGCGGCAACCAGCAGAAGGTGGTCATCGCCCGCGCGCTCGCCACCGAACCGCACGTCCTGGTCGCCATCCGGCCGACCAACGGCGTCGACATCAAGTCCAAGGAAGCCCTGCTCGGCACCGTCCGCCAGGTCGCCGACTCCGGTCGGACCGCCCTGATCGTGTCCGACGAACTCGACGACCTGCGGGTCTGCGACCGCGTCCTCGCCATGTTCCACGGCCGCGTCGTCGCCGAGTTCGAGCACGGCTGGAGCGACGAACAACTGGTCGCGGCCATGGAGGGCATGGCCGGCCCGAACCACACGAAGGAATCCGATGTCTCCCACCACTGAGGTCCGCACACCGTCGGCCACCGCCCTCGCCGCGCCGGGCGGACGGCGCTTCGACCTGGCCCGCTACCGCGACCTGTCGCTCGTTCCGGTGCTGCTCGTCCTGGGTGTCATCGGCTTCGCCGTCTCGCCCGCCTTCCTCACCGCCGACAACCTGCTCGGCGTCGGCCAGCAGGCCACCGAACTGAGCCTGCTCGTCCTCGCCGAGGCCCTGATCCTGATCGCCGGCCGGATGGACCTCTCCCTGGAGTCCACCATCGGTGTCGCCCCGGTCATCGCCATCTGGCTGGTCCTGCCCGACCACGGCGCCCGCTTCAACGGCCTCGGGCTCTTCCCGTCCTGGACCGCGATCCCGCTGTGCCTCGCGGTCGGCGCGCTGATCGGCGCGATCAACGGTTTCCTGAT encodes:
- a CDS encoding sugar ABC transporter ATP-binding protein, producing MADPSPARGPVVEADGISKRFGATVALSDARISVAPGESHALVGRNGAGKSTLVSILTGLQNPDTGTLRFNGESAPAPGDTDAWRSKVACVYQRSTIIPALTVAENLFIDRQSTGALRPISWKQLRSRAAELLAEYGVEVDPNARAEDLTVEQRQFVEIARALSFGARFIILDEPTAKLDARGIEKLFDKLRELQQQGVAFLFISHHLQEVYDLCSTVTVYRDARHIVTAPVAELDQQSLVEAMTGESGRGSEPTWSVVDGAQGDGTPLLEVSGLTLDGAYQDFALTARPGEVVGLAGAAASGNVRLGETLAGLHRPTAGTVTVAGRPVRTGRVPAALAAGIGFVPEDRHIQGLIPQRSVAENATLTVTDQLGPFGTVLPSRTRAFAQKMITGLDIKTPGASTPVSALSGGNQQKVVIARALATEPHVLVAIRPTNGVDIKSKEALLGTVRQVADSGRTALIVSDELDDLRVCDRVLAMFHGRVVAEFEHGWSDEQLVAAMEGMAGPNHTKESDVSHH